In Treponema rectale, a single genomic region encodes these proteins:
- a CDS encoding adenylate/guanylate cyclase domain-containing protein, whose amino-acid sequence MKKVGIFFIFSLLCSTEIFSQTSFFDNYVYQSWNSFGQLNGTTATDIIQTKDGYIDIGTYEGLARFDGLTFTTHKRSTTNDLSFVSVRCFFQDSHGALWIGSNDEGVQKITGDRKKTYTTQTGLPSNSIRSITEDNDGNIWIGTASGVVYLTPDEHLITPQFEPGTITKGIITTQIFCDTAGRIWLLTANEKGLFIFTDGIFKYNVAFDYLGSYLPTAITQDPKGKFWLALGDKGIFCMSDGTIEHVTSGTIIDYVPTTAFYCAGDGTVWIGTEKGLVTYYNGKYYEYNGDILNNAKISKIIGDREGNIWIATDRCGIGKLTHGKFKMLRLGVPVNTICNDSDGNYWIGTDNGLRCIKDDEEITNELTEFAKGVRIRDVTATEYGNILVSCYSKYGQIKYDGKKITNWTVNEGISGNKVRVAIETKPDEFYIGTTTGLSIVHANGSIRNFKQADGLDNEYIMALLKDINDIVWIGTDGGGIYLMKDEKIIARITSDDGLAGNVIFKITQEADGSVWVTSGSGITRCRRFSETDYKPTIYETLNSENGLQTDAVFQILADNTNNLWMTSNRGICSGKFSDIQNAAEGKTRDISIKFYNKSDGLDSGGPTSTSKSIIDVYGRIWFAMIDGVAIYDPIKVKENQVTPLIQIETVTVDDVVVLDNRFYPQESSAITLQPGTKRVEITFTGLSFDAPERIMFTHKLTNFEDDFSAPSPGRTLSYTNLSPGKHTLLLNAINGDGFYSKQAETVLFVQKPYIYQMPAFWIISVITILGSVILLFYLKQRAIMKENLKLESMVLQRTAELNLEREKSDELLRAILPNEIADELKDGIHSIGQNYNDVTILFADIVNFTKTSSDYSANEIVSALNDLFTLFDVRAQKMGVEKIKTIGDAYMATCGLPSLNEKHALIMVEYAKGMIEDVRQYNHTAKIPFNIRIGLNSGPVTAGVIGKTKFIYDVWGNTVNVASRMETAAEAGHIRVSETVYKHLQDSDIKFSSPMECNIKGKGLMTTYDIL is encoded by the coding sequence ATGAAGAAAGTTGGAATTTTTTTTATTTTTTCCCTTCTATGCTCTACCGAAATATTTTCACAAACATCTTTTTTTGACAACTATGTTTATCAGTCCTGGAATTCTTTCGGTCAGCTGAACGGCACTACCGCAACTGACATCATTCAGACAAAAGACGGATACATAGACATAGGTACTTATGAAGGCCTTGCCCGCTTTGACGGTCTGACATTCACCACTCATAAACGTTCAACGACAAACGATCTTTCTTTTGTTTCTGTAAGGTGTTTTTTTCAGGACAGCCACGGTGCACTCTGGATTGGTTCCAACGATGAAGGCGTTCAGAAAATAACTGGTGACAGAAAAAAAACTTATACCACGCAAACTGGACTTCCAAGCAATTCAATACGCAGCATAACCGAAGACAACGATGGAAATATATGGATCGGAACTGCCTCTGGTGTAGTTTATCTTACCCCCGACGAACATCTTATTACTCCCCAATTCGAACCTGGAACTATTACCAAAGGAATCATTACGACCCAGATTTTCTGTGATACAGCCGGAAGAATATGGCTGCTCACTGCAAATGAAAAAGGACTTTTTATTTTTACTGACGGTATTTTTAAATACAATGTAGCCTTTGACTATCTTGGTTCGTATCTTCCTACAGCAATCACTCAAGATCCTAAAGGAAAATTCTGGCTTGCCCTGGGAGATAAAGGCATATTCTGCATGAGCGACGGAACAATTGAACATGTTACAAGCGGAACGATAATCGACTATGTTCCGACAACTGCGTTCTATTGTGCCGGAGACGGAACCGTCTGGATTGGAACAGAAAAAGGACTTGTTACTTACTACAACGGAAAATATTACGAATATAACGGAGACATCTTAAACAATGCAAAGATAAGTAAAATAATTGGAGACAGAGAAGGAAACATCTGGATTGCAACCGACAGATGCGGTATCGGAAAACTTACCCACGGAAAATTCAAAATGCTCAGGCTTGGAGTTCCAGTAAACACAATCTGCAATGACTCAGACGGAAATTACTGGATAGGAACTGATAATGGTCTTCGCTGTATAAAAGATGATGAAGAAATCACAAACGAACTTACCGAATTTGCCAAAGGTGTCAGAATCAGAGATGTTACTGCAACAGAATATGGAAATATTCTTGTAAGCTGCTATTCCAAATACGGACAGATAAAATACGACGGTAAAAAAATTACGAACTGGACCGTAAACGAAGGTATTTCTGGAAACAAAGTCCGGGTTGCCATCGAAACAAAACCTGATGAATTTTATATTGGAACTACAACCGGATTAAGCATAGTACATGCTAACGGTTCAATTAGAAACTTCAAACAGGCAGACGGTCTTGATAACGAATACATAATGGCTCTTCTTAAAGACATTAATGATATCGTCTGGATAGGAACTGACGGCGGCGGAATTTATCTGATGAAGGATGAAAAAATAATAGCCCGGATAACTTCTGATGACGGTCTTGCAGGAAACGTTATTTTTAAAATAACACAGGAAGCAGACGGTTCTGTCTGGGTAACAAGTGGAAGCGGTATAACCAGATGCCGCCGCTTTTCTGAAACAGATTACAAACCGACGATATACGAAACCTTAAACTCAGAAAACGGTCTTCAGACTGATGCTGTCTTCCAGATTCTTGCTGACAACACAAATAACCTCTGGATGACCAGCAACCGCGGTATCTGTTCCGGAAAATTTTCAGATATTCAAAATGCAGCTGAAGGAAAAACAAGAGACATCAGCATAAAATTTTACAATAAAAGTGACGGTCTTGATTCAGGAGGACCAACTTCTACTTCAAAAAGTATCATTGACGTGTACGGACGTATATGGTTTGCAATGATTGATGGAGTTGCAATTTATGATCCCATCAAGGTAAAAGAAAATCAGGTTACGCCACTCATTCAAATTGAAACGGTAACTGTTGATGATGTAGTGGTTCTTGATAACAGATTTTATCCTCAGGAATCTTCAGCAATTACACTTCAACCGGGAACTAAACGTGTAGAAATTACATTTACAGGTTTAAGCTTTGACGCACCGGAACGAATAATGTTTACTCATAAACTTACAAACTTCGAAGATGACTTCAGTGCGCCTTCTCCTGGAAGAACACTTTCATACACAAACCTTTCTCCTGGAAAACACACTCTTCTCCTTAATGCAATTAATGGAGACGGATTTTATTCAAAACAGGCAGAAACGGTTTTATTTGTACAAAAGCCATACATATATCAGATGCCGGCATTCTGGATTATATCTGTAATAACAATTTTGGGTTCAGTGATTCTGCTCTTCTACTTAAAGCAGCGTGCAATCATGAAAGAAAATCTTAAACTGGAAAGCATGGTTCTTCAGCGAACAGCTGAACTTAATCTTGAGCGGGAAAAATCTGATGAACTGCTCCGTGCAATTCTGCCAAACGAAATTGCAGATGAATTAAAAGACGGCATTCATTCCATCGGTCAGAATTATAATGACGTTACAATTCTCTTTGCGGATATCGTAAACTTTACAAAAACTTCAAGCGATTATTCTGCAAATGAAATCGTCAGTGCCCTTAATGACCTTTTTACCCTGTTTGATGTACGCGCGCAGAAAATGGGTGTGGAAAAAATAAAAACTATCGGAGACGCATACATGGCAACCTGCGGACTTCCAAGTCTGAATGAAAAACATGCACTAATAATGGTTGAATATGCAAAAGGAATGATTGAAGACGTCAGACAGTATAATCATACGGCAAAAATTCCTTTCAATATACGAATCGGTCTTAACAGCGGACCTGTCACTGCAGGTGTCATCGGAAAAACCAAATTTATCTATGATGTCTGGGGCAATACGGTAAATGTTGCCAGCCGAATGGAAACCGCAGCGGAAGCCGGACATATCAGAGTTTCTGAAACTGTGTATAAGCACCTGCAGGACTCTGACATAAAATTCAGTTCTCCGATGGAATGCAACATTAAAGGAAAAGGTTTAATGACCACCTACGATATTTTATAG
- the urtA gene encoding urea ABC transporter substrate-binding protein codes for MKKKLFLILASILTVMTFISSGCKHKNKNTVKVGLLHSLTGTMAISEKPVLNAELLAIKEINNKGGVLGNIIVPVIKDGESDPDVFNEHAEELLTSEKVATVFGCWTSASRTAVKKTFEKNFGLLWYPVQYEGLEASPNIMYMGAAPNQQVIPAVKYCFQTFGKRMYLIGNDYVFPHTANKMIKALLNYTGGKCCGEVYVPMDASNFTSIIKDIKQSHPDVILNTLNGDSNVHFFQQMIKAGLTADIIPTMSFSISENEIEKIGIDNLKGQYVTWNYYQSTDTPENKKFVSAYKEEYGSENVTGDPVEAAYIAVYMWAAACEKAKTFDVESVRIAAKGLSFKAPEGTVTIDGNNQHLNKTVRIGQINDDGQINEIWTTEGPVRPDPYLSTYEWALGL; via the coding sequence ATGAAAAAGAAACTGTTTTTGATTCTTGCTTCTATTCTGACAGTAATGACTTTTATTTCTTCAGGCTGTAAACATAAAAATAAAAATACTGTAAAAGTCGGACTCCTTCATTCACTGACGGGAACAATGGCCATCAGTGAAAAACCCGTCCTAAACGCAGAACTTCTTGCCATAAAAGAAATAAATAACAAAGGCGGGGTTTTAGGAAATATTATTGTCCCTGTAATAAAAGACGGAGAAAGTGATCCTGATGTTTTTAATGAACATGCAGAAGAATTACTTACAAGTGAAAAAGTTGCCACCGTCTTTGGCTGCTGGACATCTGCCTCCAGAACCGCGGTAAAGAAAACCTTTGAAAAAAACTTTGGCTTACTGTGGTATCCGGTTCAATATGAAGGTCTTGAAGCAAGTCCCAACATAATGTACATGGGTGCAGCTCCAAACCAGCAGGTTATTCCGGCGGTAAAATACTGTTTTCAAACATTTGGAAAAAGAATGTACCTGATTGGAAATGATTATGTTTTTCCTCATACCGCAAATAAAATGATAAAGGCTCTCCTTAACTATACAGGGGGAAAATGCTGCGGTGAAGTTTACGTTCCCATGGATGCTTCAAATTTTACCAGCATAATAAAAGATATAAAGCAAAGTCATCCCGACGTAATTTTAAATACTCTCAACGGAGATTCAAACGTTCATTTCTTTCAGCAGATGATAAAAGCCGGACTTACTGCAGATATTATTCCAACAATGAGCTTTTCAATTTCTGAAAACGAAATAGAAAAAATCGGCATTGATAATTTAAAAGGCCAGTATGTTACGTGGAATTATTACCAGAGCACGGATACTCCGGAAAACAAAAAATTTGTTTCTGCATACAAAGAGGAATATGGTTCTGAAAATGTTACGGGAGATCCTGTAGAAGCCGCCTACATTGCAGTTTACATGTGGGCTGCAGCCTGTGAAAAAGCAAAAACTTTTGATGTAGAAAGCGTCCGTATTGCTGCAAAAGGTTTAAGTTTTAAAGCCCCGGAAGGAACAGTAACCATAGACGGAAACAATCAGCACTTAAACAAAACAGTCCGCATAGGACAGATAAATGATGACGGACAGATAAATGAAATATGGACTACAGAAGGACCTGTCCGCCCTGATCCATACTTAAGTACTTATGAATGGGCACTGGGATTATAA
- a CDS encoding bifunctional metallophosphatase/5'-nucleotidase, producing MKKIIVGLSAALILIGLPVSAEKVTLTMLETSDIHGAISPYDYATDSVTDNGLAKVATVVKSERLKDPDLLLFDAGDCLQDNLIQEFRFEKKNPMINAMNTLKYDANVLGNHEFNFEFKTLLKEIKQFKAPVLAANIYKKDSKRFVEGWTVAEVKGVRVGIIGITAPHVPVWEASAPEHYNNMTFTSPIEEVGTALSEIEGKADIIVVVAHYGLNGEFGEHGMGDVAEKYGDRIPVFFIGHAHDVVNQTASSGALIVEPGAKGAYVAKVTVELDNESGSWKVTSKKGELLAVKGAGIEPDAEIEKLNKSTHEKSLKIAGKVVGKIKDNFLPSLWWNGLEGIPTAAVQDTAMMDLINKVQMDNATLGGKKADVSMAALFESYSNLEKGEFHKRDGVKIYKFDNTLFAVRVTGRQLKAIMEKQAGRFFNTFRAGDVTISFNENMRLYLYDMFAGVDYEIDISKPEGSRIQNVMFKGKPLNDDESLILALNNYRFGNLKSEGMFGENPEYRDTSLAVRDMISDYVAKHSPLAPECDNNWKITGYEFAPEAEQVYALVHDGKLKVPASANGRTPNVKALNVNDLRAQGLLK from the coding sequence ATGAAAAAAATTATCGTCGGTCTCAGTGCTGCTTTAATTCTTATAGGGCTCCCTGTTTCTGCAGAAAAAGTTACACTTACAATGCTTGAAACAAGTGACATTCACGGTGCAATTTCACCTTATGACTATGCAACAGACAGTGTAACTGACAATGGTCTTGCAAAAGTTGCAACCGTTGTAAAATCAGAGCGGCTAAAAGATCCGGACCTGCTTTTATTTGATGCCGGTGACTGCCTTCAGGACAATCTTATTCAGGAATTCCGTTTTGAAAAAAAGAATCCTATGATAAATGCAATGAATACCTTAAAGTACGATGCAAATGTTTTAGGAAATCACGAATTTAATTTTGAATTTAAGACGCTTCTTAAAGAAATAAAACAGTTTAAGGCTCCTGTTCTTGCAGCAAACATATACAAAAAAGACAGCAAACGTTTTGTAGAAGGCTGGACTGTTGCAGAAGTCAAAGGCGTACGTGTAGGAATCATCGGAATTACGGCTCCTCATGTACCAGTCTGGGAAGCAAGCGCTCCTGAACACTACAATAACATGACCTTTACATCTCCGATTGAAGAAGTTGGAACTGCCCTTTCTGAAATAGAAGGAAAAGCAGATATCATTGTAGTTGTTGCTCACTACGGTCTTAATGGTGAATTCGGTGAGCACGGAATGGGCGATGTTGCAGAAAAATACGGTGACAGAATACCGGTATTTTTTATAGGTCACGCTCACGATGTTGTAAACCAGACAGCTTCCAGCGGTGCACTTATCGTTGAACCTGGAGCAAAAGGTGCATATGTTGCAAAAGTTACAGTTGAACTTGATAACGAAAGCGGTTCATGGAAAGTTACTTCTAAAAAAGGAGAACTTCTTGCAGTAAAGGGTGCCGGAATTGAACCGGATGCAGAAATTGAAAAACTCAATAAATCTACCCACGAAAAAAGTCTGAAAATTGCAGGCAAGGTAGTAGGAAAAATAAAGGATAACTTCCTTCCTTCCCTCTGGTGGAATGGACTTGAAGGAATTCCGACAGCTGCAGTACAGGATACGGCAATGATGGACCTGATTAACAAAGTTCAGATGGACAATGCTACTCTAGGTGGAAAAAAAGCCGACGTTTCAATGGCAGCTCTTTTTGAATCCTATTCAAATCTCGAAAAAGGAGAATTCCACAAGCGTGACGGTGTAAAAATCTATAAATTTGACAATACACTTTTTGCTGTTCGTGTTACAGGCAGACAGCTTAAAGCCATCATGGAAAAACAGGCAGGTCGTTTCTTCAATACATTCAGAGCCGGTGACGTAACAATATCCTTTAATGAAAACATGAGACTTTATCTTTATGACATGTTTGCAGGTGTTGACTATGAAATTGATATTTCTAAACCGGAAGGAAGCCGCATCCAGAATGTAATGTTTAAAGGAAAACCTCTCAATGATGATGAATCGCTGATTTTAGCCCTCAACAACTACCGCTTCGGAAACCTTAAATCTGAAGGAATGTTCGGAGAAAATCCTGAATACCGTGATACTTCTCTTGCCGTACGGGATATGATAAGTGACTATGTTGCAAAACACAGTCCTCTTGCTCCGGAATGTGACAATAACTGGAAAATTACCGGCTATGAGTTTGCTCCTGAAGCAGAACAGGTTTATGCCCTTGTACATGATGGAAAACTTAAAGTTCCTGCAAGTGCAAACGGCAGGACACCAAACGTAAAGGCCCTTAACGTAAATGACCTCCGTGCTCAGGGACTTTTAAAATAA
- a CDS encoding peptide ABC transporter substrate-binding protein, with product MKHTTLLLTSMLFAILLPGCSKNGSGKKGPLPAKTVNGPVLNVSLEAAIDTLDQQTAVFATAFELIGNMVDGLMQMADDGSVKKAVCKDYTMSSDGLKYTFKLRDDVYWSNGDPVTAHDFVYGWQRAIDPATGSEYAFMISDIAQIKNATAIQAGQMDPNQLGVRAVDDYTFEVELQVPVSYFEQLLYFCTFYPANQKFVEKCGDKYATSPETCLANGAFVITEYSPTGRTISFKKNTAYYDAANVKLGGLHYEIISNGDEALRKYQSGQLDFVELSGEAVEKMKSSPEFTPVDSGFLYYLTFNFDDPMFANKNLRRAFTFAIDRERVITEMADGSAAAYSAIPRGYAFSSTGEDFTPKGIEFPDDCSYNIEKARAHLQQAKRELGVSKFNLQLLTADGETQVIASNSIKHQIEALFPEVNISIKAVPKTERRKIMSSGNFQFGLNNWGPDYADPMTYLAMWVTGNDNNQGNYFNPSYNALIASCTDGDLCTRIPERWAALKKAESMIMEDAVISPIYQKCNANLIKKNVRGIAFHAVAINRIYKNTTK from the coding sequence ATGAAACACACGACTTTATTATTAACTTCGATGCTGTTCGCTATTCTTCTGCCAGGATGTTCAAAAAACGGCTCAGGTAAAAAAGGACCGCTGCCTGCAAAAACAGTGAATGGTCCTGTTCTCAACGTTTCTCTGGAAGCAGCAATTGATACTCTGGATCAGCAGACTGCCGTATTTGCAACAGCATTTGAACTTATCGGCAATATGGTTGACGGTCTCATGCAGATGGCTGACGATGGTTCTGTAAAAAAAGCAGTATGTAAAGATTATACAATGTCTTCTGACGGTCTGAAATACACATTCAAGCTCAGAGATGACGTTTACTGGTCTAACGGTGATCCGGTTACAGCCCATGACTTTGTATACGGCTGGCAGCGTGCCATTGATCCTGCGACAGGTTCTGAATATGCATTCATGATAAGCGACATTGCACAGATAAAAAATGCAACAGCAATTCAGGCAGGTCAGATGGATCCTAACCAGCTTGGAGTACGCGCCGTTGACGACTATACTTTTGAAGTAGAACTTCAGGTTCCTGTTTCTTATTTTGAACAGCTGCTGTATTTCTGCACTTTCTATCCTGCAAATCAGAAATTCGTTGAAAAATGCGGCGATAAATATGCAACAAGTCCGGAAACCTGTCTTGCAAACGGAGCATTCGTAATTACAGAATACTCTCCTACAGGCAGAACAATTTCATTTAAGAAAAATACGGCCTATTATGATGCTGCAAACGTTAAACTTGGAGGACTTCACTATGAAATCATCAGCAATGGTGATGAAGCTCTAAGAAAATATCAGAGCGGTCAGCTTGATTTCGTTGAGCTTTCAGGAGAAGCCGTAGAAAAAATGAAATCTTCTCCAGAATTTACACCGGTTGACTCTGGATTCCTTTATTACCTTACCTTTAACTTTGATGATCCTATGTTTGCAAATAAAAACCTTCGTCGTGCATTCACCTTTGCCATCGACCGTGAACGTGTCATCACAGAAATGGCCGACGGTTCCGCTGCAGCCTATTCTGCAATACCAAGAGGTTACGCTTTCTCTTCAACAGGAGAAGACTTTACTCCAAAAGGAATCGAATTCCCGGATGACTGTTCCTACAATATAGAAAAAGCTCGTGCTCACTTACAGCAGGCAAAACGTGAACTTGGAGTAAGCAAGTTCAACCTTCAGCTTCTTACAGCAGATGGTGAAACCCAGGTTATTGCTTCAAATTCAATCAAACATCAGATAGAAGCCCTCTTCCCTGAAGTAAACATTTCCATCAAAGCTGTACCTAAAACCGAGCGCCGTAAGATCATGAGTTCCGGAAACTTCCAGTTTGGTCTTAACAACTGGGGTCCTGACTATGCAGATCCTATGACATATCTTGCCATGTGGGTAACAGGAAACGACAACAATCAGGGAAATTATTTTAACCCGAGCTACAATGCACTTATTGCAAGCTGTACTGACGGAGATCTCTGTACAAGAATTCCTGAACGCTGGGCAGCTCTTAAAAAAGCAGAATCAATGATCATGGAAGATGCAGTAATCTCTCCTATCTATCAGAAATGTAATGCAAACCTGATTAAGAAAAATGTACGCGGCATAGCATTCCATGCAGTAGCTATCAACCGTATCTATAAAAACACAACAAAATAA
- a CDS encoding methyl-accepting chemotaxis protein has protein sequence MEESTDNKENTPKKKYARLAFQFSIKILAILIASFVIQNIFIVQSVKSSSKDDYSSFSEKIIEEDAGKIQHWNEVLVNDLRIYSDNDVTKDGNTDAIIEWLLTHESIRNKLFNYVMFCTPDGVGHSSDGKIITVISKPFFRAIMNERKSIFVSNIDFQLDGSVCYYIARPAYNNRGDLIGVFAGAVKLDEIDKMISSLTMGKNGKAILVGSNGVLISHIRGMDKYMDLSYSDKAGYKGLDEIALKACNGQQGEGYYTDPDGVTTFASYTPVEGTPWSAILTIPQSQIDAAGNSLGTVIIFISIFVGLIVSAACSFMLVIAVKPLRIVQNSIQHIASGDADLTQQIVVKSKNEIGALGDGFNAFMNKLRTIVGGVKDSKEMLGDVNVGLQKRIEDNGSSISEIIQDLHNIGSQVQNQAASVSETASAVEEISQNIESLERMIETQSSGVTQASAAVEEMIGNIRSVNVSVGHMAESFESLTRNAEDGIQRQNDVNIRIKKIEEQSKTLQTANKTISDIASQTNMLAMNAAIEAAHAGKAGQGFSVVADEIRKLSETSSAQSKTIREELKKIAGSIDDVVNASQASSDSFAAVNNSINETQQLVLQIKSAMEEQQEGSKQIGDALKLMNDNTSEVRAASHEMAEGNKSILVEVDQLRNTTGEIKDSMDKISKSAGNIRETSNSLSEIADSVEAAVGQIGNQIDLFTV, from the coding sequence ATGGAAGAATCTACAGACAATAAAGAAAACACACCAAAGAAAAAATATGCACGCCTTGCCTTTCAGTTTTCAATAAAAATTCTGGCAATCCTTATTGCTTCATTTGTAATCCAGAATATTTTTATTGTTCAGAGTGTAAAATCATCTTCAAAAGATGACTATTCTTCTTTCAGTGAAAAAATTATTGAAGAAGATGCAGGTAAAATACAGCACTGGAACGAAGTTCTTGTAAATGACCTGCGTATTTATTCTGACAATGACGTAACAAAAGACGGGAATACTGACGCAATCATTGAATGGCTGCTTACTCACGAAAGCATCCGTAACAAGCTCTTTAACTACGTAATGTTCTGTACTCCGGACGGTGTCGGACATTCCAGCGACGGAAAGATAATTACAGTTATTTCTAAACCTTTCTTCCGCGCAATCATGAATGAAAGAAAAAGCATTTTCGTTTCTAACATTGACTTCCAGCTCGATGGTTCTGTCTGTTATTACATTGCACGTCCGGCATACAATAACAGAGGTGACCTTATCGGGGTATTTGCAGGAGCAGTTAAACTTGATGAAATTGACAAGATGATTTCCAGCCTTACCATGGGAAAAAACGGAAAAGCAATTCTTGTAGGTTCAAACGGAGTTTTGATTTCTCATATCCGCGGAATGGATAAATACATGGACCTTTCTTACAGTGATAAAGCAGGATACAAAGGACTCGATGAAATTGCGCTTAAAGCCTGCAACGGACAGCAGGGAGAAGGTTACTATACAGATCCGGACGGAGTTACAACTTTTGCTTCCTACACACCTGTTGAAGGAACCCCATGGTCAGCAATCCTTACAATTCCTCAGAGTCAAATTGATGCTGCCGGAAATTCTCTTGGAACTGTCATTATCTTCATCAGTATTTTTGTAGGTCTTATAGTATCTGCTGCATGTTCATTCATGCTTGTAATTGCAGTTAAGCCTCTCCGCATCGTACAAAACTCCATTCAGCATATTGCTTCCGGTGATGCAGACCTTACCCAGCAGATTGTCGTTAAAAGTAAAAACGAAATCGGTGCTCTTGGTGACGGCTTTAATGCATTCATGAACAAGCTGCGTACAATTGTCGGCGGAGTAAAAGATTCTAAGGAAATGCTTGGAGATGTAAACGTTGGTCTTCAGAAGCGTATTGAAGATAACGGAAGTTCCATCTCTGAAATCATCCAGGACCTTCACAATATCGGTTCACAGGTACAGAATCAGGCTGCCAGTGTTTCTGAAACAGCAAGTGCCGTTGAAGAAATTTCTCAGAACATTGAATCTCTTGAACGAATGATTGAAACCCAGTCTTCCGGTGTAACTCAGGCAAGTGCCGCTGTAGAAGAAATGATCGGAAACATCAGGAGCGTTAATGTTTCTGTCGGCCACATGGCTGAATCATTTGAAAGCCTTACCCGTAATGCAGAAGACGGTATTCAGCGCCAGAATGATGTTAATATCCGTATCAAGAAAATTGAAGAACAGTCTAAGACACTTCAGACTGCCAACAAAACAATCAGTGATATTGCAAGTCAGACAAACATGCTTGCCATGAATGCCGCAATCGAAGCTGCCCATGCCGGAAAAGCAGGACAGGGATTCAGTGTAGTTGCAGATGAAATCCGTAAGCTTTCTGAAACTTCAAGTGCACAGTCTAAGACTATTCGTGAAGAACTTAAAAAAATTGCAGGCTCTATTGATGATGTTGTAAACGCTTCTCAGGCTTCAAGTGATTCTTTTGCAGCCGTTAATAATTCAATCAATGAAACACAGCAGCTTGTTCTTCAGATTAAATCTGCAATGGAAGAACAGCAGGAAGGTTCAAAACAGATTGGAGATGCACTTAAGCTTATGAACGACAACACAAGTGAAGTTAGGGCAGCATCACATGAAATGGCAGAAGGAAATAAATCTATTCTTGTTGAAGTTGACCAGCTCCGCAATACTACCGGAGAAATCAAGGACAGCATGGATAAGATTTCTAAAAGCGCCGGTAATATTCGTGAAACAAGTAATTCCCTTTCTGAAATTGCAGACAGCGTAGAAGCAGCCGTAGGTCAGATTGGAAATCAGATTGACTTGTTTACAGTATAA
- a CDS encoding rubrerythrin family protein: MSKYSGTETEKNILAAFAGESQARNKYTYFAQVAKAEGNDKIADVFTKTANNEENHAKMWLKELEGIGDSKTNLTNAASGENYEWTDMYVKFAETAEKEGFPELAAKFRAVASIEKRHEERYRALLNDEDAASAQLKNSSVKVWECVVCGHIVVGPSAPEYCPTCNEYNAYTQVTEENYDLIRTWG; encoded by the coding sequence ATGAGTAAATACTCAGGAACAGAAACAGAAAAAAACATCCTTGCCGCATTTGCAGGAGAATCACAGGCAAGAAACAAGTACACATATTTTGCTCAGGTTGCAAAAGCAGAAGGCAATGACAAAATAGCAGATGTATTTACAAAAACTGCTAACAATGAAGAAAACCATGCCAAAATGTGGCTTAAAGAACTGGAAGGTATCGGAGACTCAAAGACCAACCTTACTAATGCTGCCAGCGGTGAAAACTATGAATGGACAGACATGTATGTTAAGTTTGCAGAGACAGCAGAAAAAGAAGGCTTCCCGGAACTTGCTGCAAAATTCCGTGCAGTAGCTTCTATCGAAAAACGTCATGAAGAACGTTACCGCGCACTTCTTAATGATGAAGATGCAGCTTCAGCACAGCTTAAAAACAGTTCCGTAAAAGTATGGGAATGTGTAGTCTGCGGTCATATTGTTGTAGGACCATCAGCTCCAGAATACTGTCCAACCTGCAATGAATACAATGCCTACACACAGGTGACAGAAGAAAACTATGACTTAATCCGTACATGGGGTTAA